The following are encoded in a window of Dioscorea cayenensis subsp. rotundata cultivar TDr96_F1 chromosome 16, TDr96_F1_v2_PseudoChromosome.rev07_lg8_w22 25.fasta, whole genome shotgun sequence genomic DNA:
- the LOC120278575 gene encoding uncharacterized protein LOC120278575, which produces MDKSWMHKSRLSNEYAEGVETFLDFAFNKSSEDNMIVCPCVKCANVHWHTREVVEEHLMCDGILLGYTCWFFHGERAPSSTSNLDDIITMPPSSSHPTSTFHSSHGAMGELLRDAFNIRHDVHGGIEPNIGDVNDEGHDEAGEEELPTEAAKFYKLLEDMNEKLYDGSKHSRLYFCIRLFHLKCICGMTGKALDYLIEFLKEFFPAAAIPTNSHESKKFIKDLGLGYEKIHACPNDCMLYWSDKENQQACLVCGTSRWLSTESNQTSNDNDELVHKRPAKVLRYFPIIPRLQRIFMSSRTSGDMTWHVDGRTEDGCLRHPADAEAWKMFDTRYPDFASDPRNIRLGLSSDGFNPFKLLSTSYSTWPVVLIPYNLPPWKGMKQSSFILSMIIPRVNGPGNDIDIYLQPLIKELKQLWVGVQTYDASRRQNFNL; this is translated from the coding sequence atggataagagttggatgcATAAGTCAAGATTGTCTAATGAGTATGCAGAAGGAGTGGAGACATTTCTTGATTTCGCGTTTAATAAGTCAAGTGAAGACAACATGATTGTTTGTCCTTGTGTAAAGTGTGCGAATGTTCATTGGCACACACGAGAAGTAGTGGAAGAACATTTAATGTGTGATGGAATTCTACTGGGTTACACTTGTTGGTTCTTCCATGGGGAGCGTGctccttcttcaacatctaaTTTGGATGACATAATTACAATGCCTCCGAGCTCCAGTCATCCTACTTCAACCTTTCATAGTAGCCATGGCGCCATGGGAGAATTGTTACGTGATGCTTTTAACATCCGTCATGATGTTCATGGGGGCATTGAACCTAATATTGGAGATGTCAATGATGAAGGCCACGACGAGGCAGGCGAGGAAGAACTTCCTACAGAAGCGGCAAAGTTCTACAAGTTACTTGAAGATATGAATGAGAAACTTTATGATGGATCGAAGCATTCAAGGCTGTATTTTTGCATTCGCCTCTTCCACCTAAAATGCATATGTGGGATGACCGGAAAAGCTCTCGATTACCTAATtgagtttttgaaagaatttttccCAGCCGCTGCGATTCCTACAAATAGTCATGAATCTAAGAAGTTTATCAAAGACTTAGGACTTggttatgaaaaaattcatgctTGCCCTAATGATTGTATGCTCTATTGGAGTGATAAAGAAAATCAGCAAGCTTGTCTTGTTTGTGGCACTTCTCGTTGGTTGTCCACTGAATCTAACCAAACTTCCAATGATAATGATGAATTGGTCCACAAAAGACCAGCGAAGGTTTTGCGTTATTTTCCTATCATCCCAAGATTACAGAGAATATTCATGTCGTCAAGGACTTCTGGAGATATGACTTGGCATGTTGATGGTCGTACAGAAGATGGGTGTTTGAGGCATCCTGCTGACGCTGAAGCATGGAAAATGTTTGATACGAGATATCCAGACTTTGCTTCTGATCCTCGAAATATTAGGCTCGGACTTTCCTCTGATGGTTTTAACCCATTCAAGTTACTGAGTACTTCTTATAGTACATGGCCGGTGGTGTTGATTCCTTACAATTTGCCACCGTGGAAAGGGATGAAGCAATCTTCTTTCATCTTATCCATGATTATCCCTAGAGTTAATGGTCCAGGAAATGACATTGACATCTACTTACAACCTCTAATCAAGGAGCTGAAGCAATTATGGGTTGGTGTTCAGACATATGATGCATCAAGGAGACAGAATTTCAATTTGTGA